The following proteins come from a genomic window of Gottfriedia acidiceleris:
- a CDS encoding TetR/AcrR family transcriptional regulator, producing MKRDKPKYKQIIDAAVVVIAENGYHQAQVSKIAKQAGVADGTIYLYFKNKESILISLFEEKMGNFTEKIREKIEGKPDAISKLLMLVKTHFYEMSKDSHLAIVMQLEVRQTNIDLRLRINEVLKEYLHIIDSILNEGINSGLFDKQLDIRTARQMIFGTIDEVMTHWVMTGQKQDLESKADKVHQLLIRGCGYQN from the coding sequence ATGAAAAGAGATAAGCCAAAATATAAACAAATAATTGATGCTGCAGTTGTTGTAATTGCTGAAAATGGCTACCATCAGGCGCAGGTTTCTAAAATTGCAAAACAGGCTGGTGTAGCTGACGGAACAATCTATTTGTATTTTAAAAATAAAGAATCTATCTTAATTTCACTGTTTGAAGAGAAGATGGGAAATTTTACTGAAAAAATTCGTGAAAAAATTGAAGGTAAACCGGATGCGATATCGAAATTATTAATGTTGGTAAAAACTCACTTTTATGAAATGTCTAAAGATTCGCATTTAGCAATCGTTATGCAATTGGAAGTGAGACAAACTAATATTGACCTGAGATTAAGAATAAATGAGGTACTAAAAGAGTATCTACATATCATTGATTCAATTTTAAATGAAGGAATCAATAGTGGTTTGTTCGACAAACAATTGGATATTCGTACAGCTAGACAAATGATCTTCGGCACGATTGATGAAGTGATGACCCATTGGGTAATGACCGGTCAAAAACAAGATTTAGAGTCCAAAGCCGATAAAGTTCACCAACTATTAATAAGAGGATGCGGGTACCAAAATTAA
- a CDS encoding enoyl-CoA hydratase, whose product MSLIQCNISDGIALLTIQNPPANAMSSVVFADLVKRLDELENNNDVSVLVVHGEGRFFSAGADIKEFTSFKNAEDAAAVARRGQLVFDRVENYSKPIIAAIHGAALGGGLEFAMSCHIRVVAENAKLGLPELNLGIIPGFAGTQRLPRYVGKDKALVMLATSEPISGVEAGKIGLATIVVPEETLLDEANALAAKIANKSMQSIQYILQLLSSTRTTSYHEAVEEESKLFGEIFTTENAKEGISAFLEKRKPVFNK is encoded by the coding sequence GTGAGTTTAATTCAATGTAACATATCCGATGGTATTGCATTATTAACAATTCAAAATCCACCAGCAAATGCAATGTCTTCGGTTGTATTTGCTGATTTAGTTAAGCGTTTAGATGAATTAGAAAATAACAATGATGTAAGCGTTTTAGTTGTTCATGGAGAAGGTAGATTTTTCTCTGCAGGTGCAGATATTAAAGAATTTACTTCTTTCAAAAATGCTGAAGATGCAGCAGCTGTTGCAAGAAGAGGTCAACTAGTTTTTGATCGTGTTGAAAATTATTCTAAGCCGATCATCGCAGCAATTCACGGTGCTGCATTAGGTGGGGGACTAGAATTTGCAATGAGCTGTCATATTCGAGTTGTTGCAGAAAACGCAAAACTTGGTTTACCTGAATTAAACTTAGGAATTATTCCTGGGTTTGCTGGGACACAACGATTACCACGTTATGTAGGTAAAGATAAAGCGTTAGTTATGCTTGCAACTTCTGAACCAATTTCTGGTGTTGAAGCTGGGAAAATTGGATTAGCTACAATTGTAGTCCCTGAAGAAACTTTATTAGATGAAGCAAATGCATTAGCAGCTAAAATTGCTAATAAAAGTATGCAATCAATTCAATATATTCTACAACTACTATCTTCTACAAGAACTACTTCATATCATGAAGCGGTGGAAGAAGAGTCTAAATTATTTGGAGAAATTTTTACAACTGAAAATGCAAAAGAGGGTATTTCGGCATTTTTAGAAAAAAGAAAACCAGTGTTTAATAAATAA
- a CDS encoding electron transfer flavoprotein subunit beta/FixA family protein, which translates to MNIYVLLKRTFDTEEKITISNGAIQEDGAEFIINPYDEYAVEEAIQIRDAHGGEVTVITIGNEDSEKELRTALAMGADKAVLINVEDDVTNADQYTTSKLIAKYLEDKDPSIILAGNVAIDGGTGQVGPRVAELLNIPYVTTITKIDINGTTATIERDVEGDTEIIETSLPLLITAQQGLNEPRYPSLPGIMKAKKKPLDELELDDLDLEEDEVQAKTKTIEIYLPAKKEAGKVLTGELKDQVKELVSLLRSEAKVI; encoded by the coding sequence ATGAACATTTATGTACTATTAAAAAGAACATTTGACACTGAAGAGAAAATTACAATTTCAAATGGTGCAATCCAAGAGGATGGCGCTGAATTTATTATAAATCCATACGATGAGTATGCAGTTGAAGAAGCGATTCAAATTCGTGACGCTCATGGTGGCGAAGTAACTGTCATAACAATTGGTAACGAGGATAGTGAAAAAGAACTTCGTACAGCACTAGCTATGGGTGCTGATAAAGCGGTGTTAATTAACGTTGAAGATGACGTTACAAATGCTGACCAATATACAACTTCTAAACTTATTGCTAAATACTTAGAAGATAAAGATCCTTCAATTATTTTAGCAGGTAATGTTGCAATTGATGGAGGTACTGGTCAAGTAGGTCCACGAGTTGCTGAATTATTAAATATTCCTTACGTGACAACAATTACTAAAATTGACATTAATGGTACGACAGCTACAATCGAACGTGATGTAGAGGGTGATACAGAAATCATCGAAACATCTTTACCATTATTAATCACTGCTCAACAAGGCTTAAATGAACCAAGATATCCATCTTTACCTGGTATTATGAAAGCTAAGAAAAAACCTTTAGATGAATTAGAATTAGATGATCTAGATTTAGAAGAAGATGAAGTTCAAGCAAAAACGAAAACAATTGAAATTTACCTACCTGCGAAGAAAGAAGCAGGCAAAGTTTTAACTGGTGAATTAAAGGATCAAGTAAAAGAATTAGTTTCGTTACTACGTTCTGAAGCAAAAGTAATCTAA
- a CDS encoding electron transfer flavoprotein subunit alpha/FixB family protein: protein MSRKVLVLGEVREGLLRNVSFEAVSTAKTVAEGGEVVAVLVGKSVSALATEMIQYGADRAIVVEDEKLASYTSDGYSQALLAVIDQEKPEGLVIGHTALGKDLSPKLAARMQSGLISDVTAIEVAGGNIVFTRPIYSGKAFEKKVMVDPFIFATIRPNNISALEKDATRTGDVATLSVEIKDLRSIVKDVVRKASEGVDLSEAKVVVAGGRGVKSEEGFNPLKELASVLGAAVGASRGACDANYCDYSLQIGQTGKVVTPDLYIACGISGAIQHLAGMSNSKVIVAINKDPEANIFKVADYGIVGDLFEVLPLLTEEFKAVLVNS from the coding sequence ATGTCACGTAAAGTATTAGTATTAGGCGAAGTTCGTGAAGGATTACTACGAAATGTTTCATTTGAGGCAGTAAGTACGGCTAAAACAGTTGCTGAGGGCGGAGAAGTAGTTGCTGTATTAGTAGGTAAATCAGTTAGTGCATTAGCTACTGAAATGATTCAATACGGTGCAGATCGTGCAATCGTTGTTGAAGATGAAAAATTAGCATCATATACTTCTGATGGATATTCTCAAGCACTTTTAGCAGTTATTGACCAAGAAAAACCAGAAGGTCTAGTAATCGGTCACACAGCTTTAGGTAAGGATTTATCTCCTAAACTTGCTGCTCGTATGCAAAGTGGTCTTATTTCGGATGTTACAGCAATCGAAGTAGCTGGTGGAAATATTGTTTTCACTCGTCCGATTTACTCAGGAAAAGCATTCGAGAAAAAAGTTATGGTGGATCCATTTATTTTTGCGACAATCCGTCCAAATAACATTTCAGCATTAGAAAAAGATGCTACTCGCACTGGTGATGTAGCAACTCTTTCAGTTGAAATTAAAGACTTGCGTTCAATCGTTAAAGATGTGGTGCGTAAAGCGAGTGAAGGTGTAGACCTTTCTGAAGCGAAAGTTGTCGTTGCTGGAGGACGTGGAGTTAAGAGTGAAGAAGGCTTTAATCCATTAAAAGAATTAGCTTCAGTACTTGGTGCTGCTGTAGGTGCATCTCGTGGTGCATGTGATGCTAACTATTGTGACTACTCTTTACAAATTGGTCAAACTGGTAAAGTTGTAACACCTGATTTATATATTGCATGTGGTATTTCAGGAGCTATTCAACATTTAGCTGGTATGTCAAACTCTAAAGTAATCGTTGCAATTAACAAAGATCCAGAAGCTAATATCTTCAAAGTAGCTGACTATGGAATCGTTGGTGACTTATTCGAAGTATTACCTTTATTAACAGAAGAATTTAAAGCTGTATTAGTTAACTCTTAA
- a CDS encoding FbpB family small basic protein — protein sequence MRKSLRKSFNQLVHENKQSLLRNKEEIEKIERKIEKRHDLLSEKNKLNKAIS from the coding sequence ATGAGAAAATCTTTACGTAAATCGTTTAATCAATTAGTTCATGAGAATAAACAATCTTTATTACGAAACAAAGAAGAAATCGAAAAAATTGAAAGAAAAATTGAAAAGCGCCACGATTTATTATCTGAAAAAAACAAACTAAACAAAGCTATATCTTAA
- a CDS encoding GNAT family N-acetyltransferase, with protein MITFERITTELIEVIEEITNSNQNYNLMENGRLTRTKEELMKEYFFSSHQTETYFIKLDDTYIGLIDFLALNPNDGFPWLGLLMIHHDYHGYGFGTNAFILFEELLIKRNIHGLRLGVLINNQKAKSFWKSQGFKYRENKTNADGMEVEVYEKIYS; from the coding sequence GTGATAACATTTGAAAGAATTACAACAGAATTAATTGAAGTAATTGAAGAAATCACAAATTCAAATCAAAATTACAATTTAATGGAGAATGGTCGTTTAACACGAACAAAAGAAGAACTAATGAAGGAATATTTTTTTTCCTCACATCAAACGGAAACTTATTTTATTAAATTAGATGATACTTATATAGGATTAATTGATTTTTTAGCGCTAAATCCTAATGATGGTTTCCCATGGCTAGGTCTTTTAATGATCCATCATGATTACCATGGTTATGGATTTGGAACAAACGCATTTATATTATTTGAAGAACTACTTATAAAAAGAAATATTCACGGTTTACGATTAGGTGTGTTAATTAATAACCAAAAAGCAAAATCTTTTTGGAAATCTCAGGGTTTTAAATATAGAGAAAATAAAACGAATGCAGATGGTATGGAAGTAGAGGTTTATGAAAAGATTTATTCATAA
- the trxA gene encoding thioredoxin has protein sequence MAIVNATNATFAEETKEGVVLVDFWATWCGPCKMIAPVLEELASEYGEKVKIVKVDVDENQETAAKFEVMSIPSLFVLKDGEVVEKTLGFKPKEALEELITPHIG, from the coding sequence ATGGCAATTGTTAATGCAACAAACGCAACGTTTGCAGAAGAAACAAAAGAAGGTGTAGTATTAGTTGATTTTTGGGCAACTTGGTGTGGTCCTTGTAAAATGATTGCTCCTGTATTAGAAGAATTAGCTTCTGAATACGGAGAAAAAGTTAAAATTGTTAAAGTTGATGTTGATGAAAACCAAGAAACAGCAGCTAAATTTGAAGTTATGAGCATTCCATCATTATTCGTTCTTAAAGACGGTGAAGTAGTTGAAAAAACTTTAGGTTTCAAACCTAAAGAAGCTTTAGAAGAATTAATTACTCCACATATTGGTTAA
- a CDS encoding MarR family winged helix-turn-helix transcriptional regulator, with the protein MGNKNEYIERIQIALQSTIHKMQPKVTESMNSHGVTATQFFVLMYLRKKESCKISEIAEMMGVKPSAVSFMIDRLEHNDFVYREHDKKDRRVVNIMLTEEGIKKLESVIKDRKEIFESFLFNLSDDELLQFAKITEKLANAAADR; encoded by the coding sequence TTGGGTAACAAAAATGAGTACATTGAACGGATTCAGATTGCACTTCAAAGCACTATTCATAAAATGCAACCAAAAGTGACAGAAAGTATGAATAGTCATGGTGTAACAGCTACTCAATTTTTTGTTTTAATGTACTTACGAAAAAAAGAAAGCTGTAAAATATCTGAAATAGCAGAGATGATGGGTGTAAAACCAAGTGCTGTATCATTTATGATTGATCGACTTGAACATAATGACTTTGTATATAGAGAACATGATAAAAAGGACCGAAGAGTTGTAAATATTATGTTAACTGAGGAAGGTATTAAAAAATTAGAATCAGTGATAAAAGATCGAAAAGAAATTTTTGAAAGTTTCTTGTTTAACCTTTCTGATGATGAGTTATTACAATTTGCAAAGATTACAGAAAAGCTTGCAAATGCTGCAGCAGATAGATAG
- a CDS encoding MDR family MFS transporter encodes MFFSALDGTIVGTAMPKIVGDLGGLSMMTWLTTAYLLTSTTVVPIAGKLADLLGRRSVYIAGLVIFMAASALCGIAHNMTELIIYRGIQGIGGGVMMPMAMIVIGDLFTGKERAKFQGVFGGIYGLASVIGPQIGGWIVDSLNWKWVFYINLPVGIIATIFIALGLKGRKNTGPINFDIAGMVTMIVGVVSLLLALSLGGVEYDWNSWQIIGLFVLAVVGIVSFVIVENKAKEPILPMHLFKNRTFVTLNLIGFFMTIAMFGAIMFVPFFMQGIVGVSATESGTIMTPMMVTMIIASIIGGQIVFKIGIKPQIITGMFVIALGLYLLTTLDMDSTKTIATIFMGVMGLGIGLVMPTITLALQEVFDKKELGIVTSSSQFFRSIGGTFGATVLGAVMNSKSGTLLNNDLVPFLNKLPAQAAPLVDKFKDMINTTPQSVFTMLFNADAKKLIPKPILEGMLPIIKTSLMDSLHQVFFVGLGFIIIGAIVTFFLTPIKLTNRKAGNKEGNEQEQVEVETATS; translated from the coding sequence ATGTTTTTCTCTGCACTAGATGGCACAATAGTTGGTACTGCAATGCCTAAAATAGTTGGGGACCTTGGCGGTTTGAGTATGATGACGTGGCTTACAACAGCATACTTATTAACTTCAACTACTGTAGTACCGATCGCAGGAAAATTAGCTGACTTATTAGGTCGTAGAAGTGTTTATATTGCTGGTTTAGTTATATTTATGGCAGCTTCAGCATTATGTGGTATTGCCCATAATATGACTGAATTAATTATTTACCGTGGTATTCAAGGTATCGGTGGCGGTGTAATGATGCCGATGGCGATGATTGTAATTGGGGATTTATTTACAGGTAAAGAACGTGCGAAATTCCAAGGGGTTTTCGGTGGTATTTACGGTTTAGCTTCAGTAATCGGACCACAAATTGGTGGATGGATTGTTGACTCATTGAACTGGAAATGGGTATTCTACATTAACCTTCCAGTAGGGATTATCGCAACTATTTTTATTGCATTAGGTTTAAAAGGAAGAAAAAATACTGGACCAATCAATTTCGATATTGCTGGTATGGTAACTATGATTGTCGGTGTAGTAAGCTTACTCCTTGCTTTAAGTTTAGGTGGAGTTGAATATGATTGGAATTCTTGGCAAATTATTGGTCTTTTTGTTCTGGCAGTAGTGGGAATTGTTAGCTTCGTTATCGTAGAAAATAAAGCTAAAGAGCCAATCCTACCAATGCATTTATTCAAAAATAGAACTTTCGTTACATTAAACTTAATTGGATTCTTTATGACAATTGCGATGTTTGGTGCAATTATGTTCGTACCATTTTTCATGCAAGGTATTGTTGGTGTAAGTGCAACAGAATCAGGTACAATCATGACTCCAATGATGGTTACAATGATTATTGCAAGTATTATTGGTGGGCAAATTGTATTTAAAATTGGTATTAAACCACAAATCATTACTGGAATGTTCGTAATCGCATTAGGTTTATATCTATTAACAACTTTAGATATGGATTCAACTAAAACTATTGCAACAATCTTTATGGGAGTTATGGGGCTAGGTATTGGTTTAGTAATGCCGACCATTACACTAGCTCTTCAAGAAGTATTTGATAAGAAGGAATTAGGGATTGTAACATCTTCTAGCCAATTCTTCCGCTCAATCGGTGGTACTTTTGGAGCAACTGTTTTAGGTGCTGTAATGAATAGTAAATCAGGAACACTTCTAAACAATGATTTAGTTCCATTTTTAAATAAATTACCAGCTCAAGCTGCACCATTAGTAGACAAATTTAAAGACATGATTAATACAACTCCTCAATCTGTATTTACAATGTTATTTAATGCGGATGCTAAGAAGCTAATTCCTAAGCCAATTTTAGAAGGAATGTTACCGATCATTAAAACATCATTAATGGATTCATTACACCAAGTATTCTTTGTTGGTTTAGGATTCATCATAATTGGTGCAATCGTAACATTTTTCCTAACACCAATTAAATTAACGAATAGAAAAGCTGGGAATAAAGAAGGTAATGAGCAAGAACAAGTAGAAGTAGAAACTGCGACTTCTTAA
- a CDS encoding IS3 family transposase (programmed frameshift), whose product MTKFTTEHKLAVVMRYLEGKESFRSIGKLFGTSHAEVRNWVAQYKENGINGLLKKSYTSYSVQFKLNVLKYMNDHGTSPNEAAAIFNIPSPRTIRKWRTQFETQGQDALESKKKGRLSMKKETKKTTPVEGSIEELQAEIERLRMENAYPKKVERLSSKQGKITKQDKVKVVYELRHEFSLKELLLLASFPRSTFYYWMKNLERPDPDAELKVLIKEIYEEHECRYGYRKIRDELTNRGYKVNHKKVQRPMKELGIKSLVKVKKYRFYKGEVGKIAPNILNRNFQAEKPNEKWVTDITEFKLFGEKLYFSPMLDLYNGEIIAYTIGSRPTFSLVSNMLEQSLERLTDSDTLLIHSDQGWHYQMKKYRSALIKRGITQSMSRKGNCYDNAVIESFFSIMKSELLYLKEFNSVEHFKQELAKYIDYYNNKRIKAKLKGMSPVKYRVHAQQAA is encoded by the exons ATGACTAAATTTACTACTGAACATAAATTAGCGGTAGTTATGCGTTATTTAGAAGGTAAGGAAAGTTTTCGTTCTATTGGTAAGTTATTTGGAACGTCCCATGCTGAAGTGAGAAACTGGGTAGCTCAATATAAGGAAAATGGGATTAATGGCTTGCTTAAAAAGTCATATACAAGTTATTCGGTACAGTTTAAACTAAACGTATTAAAGTATATGAATGACCACGGGACGTCACCGAATGAAGCAGCTGCAATTTTCAATATTCCTTCCCCTAGAACGATTCGAAAGTGGAGGACTCAATTTGAAACACAAGGACAAGACGCCCTAGAATCAAAGAAAAAGGGGCGACTTTCCATGAAAAAAGAAACAAAGAAAACTACACCCGTTGAAGGATCAATTGAAGAACTTCAAGCTGAAATAGAACGTTTACGCATGGAAAATGCATATC CTAAAAAAGTTGAACGCCTTAGTTCAAAACAAGGAAAAATCACGAAACAAGACAAAGTAAAAGTTGTCTATGAATTAAGGCATGAGTTTTCGTTAAAAGAACTTTTACTGTTAGCCAGTTTTCCGCGTAGTACGTTTTATTATTGGATGAAAAATCTAGAACGTCCTGATCCAGATGCAGAGTTAAAAGTGCTGATAAAAGAAATTTATGAGGAACACGAATGTCGTTATGGCTATCGTAAAATTCGAGACGAGCTTACGAATCGTGGTTATAAAGTAAATCATAAAAAAGTTCAACGACCTATGAAAGAACTAGGGATAAAATCACTTGTGAAGGTAAAGAAATATCGCTTTTACAAAGGTGAAGTAGGTAAGATTGCCCCCAATATTTTAAATCGAAATTTTCAAGCTGAAAAACCAAATGAGAAATGGGTTACAGATATAACTGAATTTAAATTATTTGGAGAAAAGCTATACTTTTCACCTATGTTGGACTTATATAATGGTGAAATAATTGCTTATACAATTGGTTCACGTCCAACTTTTTCACTTGTATCAAATATGTTAGAACAATCTCTTGAACGATTAACAGATTCCGATACACTACTAATTCATTCAGACCAAGGGTGGCACTATCAAATGAAAAAATATCGTAGTGCTCTTATTAAACGTGGAATCACTCAGAGTATGTCACGAAAAGGAAACTGTTACGATAACGCAGTAATTGAAAGTTTCTTTAGTATCATGAAATCTGAACTACTCTATCTTAAAGAATTTAACAGTGTCGAACACTTTAAACAAGAACTAGCTAAATATATAGATTACTACAATAACAAACGAATTAAGGCAAAATTAAAAGGCATGAGCCCAGTAAAATACCGAGTTCATGCCCAACAGGCTGCCTAA
- a CDS encoding PepSY domain-containing protein, with amino-acid sequence MKKVRVVHFWIGVIVSVFLLIESTTGIILYFNKGGEAKGRFSMQGQLPSGGQFNGNQQSQNSDQNTAPKNGQSGDSAQTPFQNFGKRPEQSAFSVKSLHTGIIGLISGIGLFILTGTGLALSWILWNNKRKMEKRKEKVSMAI; translated from the coding sequence ATGAAAAAAGTCAGAGTAGTTCATTTTTGGATAGGTGTAATTGTTTCGGTTTTCCTACTAATCGAATCTACTACAGGAATTATCCTGTATTTCAATAAAGGTGGCGAAGCAAAAGGAAGATTTTCTATGCAAGGTCAGCTTCCATCGGGTGGACAGTTTAATGGAAACCAACAATCTCAAAATAGCGATCAAAATACAGCTCCCAAAAATGGACAAAGTGGTGATAGTGCTCAAACCCCATTTCAAAATTTTGGAAAAAGACCTGAGCAGTCTGCATTTTCAGTAAAAAGCTTACATACCGGCATAATTGGTTTAATTAGTGGTATTGGTCTTTTTATACTTACTGGCACAGGATTAGCTTTATCTTGGATCTTGTGGAATAATAAACGAAAAATGGAAAAAAGAAAAGAAAAAGTATCCATGGCTATTTAA
- the uvrC gene encoding excinuclease ABC subunit UvrC produces MDNHLKEKLALLPDQPGCYLMKDIQGTIIYVGKAKVLKNRVRSYFTGSHDGKTYRLVQEITDFEYIVTSSNMEALILEMNLIKKYDPKYNIMLKDDKSYPFIKITAEKHPRLLITRNVKKDKGKYFGPFPNATAANETKKLLDRLYPLRKCSSLPDKVCLYYHIGQCLAPCVKEVTDQQNQEIVNEIARFLNGGEDQIRKELEAKMLAASEQLDFERAKEYRDQIVSIKATMEKQKMMSSDLVDRDVFGYAVDKGWMCVQVFFVRRGKLIERDVSYFPIYDEPEEEFLSFIGQFYEKPHNIKPKEIFVPDKVDTEILKNLLKIPVFQPKRGQKKELVVLANKNAKIGLGEKFKLIERDEERTVKAIEKLGDSLNIETPYRIEAFDNSNIQGTNPVSAMVVFIDGKPSKKDYRKYKIKTVVGPDDYDSMREVVRRRYSRALKENLPLPNLIIVDGGKGHLAVVEDVLQNELGLFIPTAGLVKDEKHRTSELLIGQPPQIVQLGRQSQEFFLLQRIQDEVHRFAIEFYRQLHSKSMVQSALDGIAGVGGTRKKALLKHFGSVKKIKEASIDELIAAKMPKNVAEEIYQHFHKE; encoded by the coding sequence ATGGACAATCACTTAAAAGAAAAATTAGCGCTACTACCAGATCAGCCTGGTTGCTATTTGATGAAAGATATTCAAGGCACGATCATTTACGTGGGAAAAGCTAAAGTTTTAAAAAATAGAGTTAGATCTTATTTTACGGGATCCCATGATGGTAAGACATATCGATTAGTTCAAGAGATAACTGATTTTGAATATATTGTTACTTCTTCAAATATGGAAGCTTTAATTCTTGAGATGAATTTAATTAAGAAATATGATCCGAAATATAACATCATGTTGAAGGATGATAAATCATACCCCTTTATTAAAATAACTGCTGAAAAACATCCTCGCTTATTAATTACGCGAAATGTAAAAAAAGATAAAGGAAAATATTTTGGACCATTCCCTAATGCTACAGCCGCGAATGAAACAAAAAAATTATTAGATCGTCTATATCCACTACGAAAATGTTCTTCATTACCAGATAAAGTTTGTTTATATTATCATATTGGTCAGTGTCTTGCGCCTTGTGTAAAAGAAGTAACTGATCAACAAAATCAAGAAATAGTTAATGAAATTGCCCGTTTTCTAAACGGTGGGGAAGACCAAATACGAAAAGAATTAGAGGCAAAAATGCTTGCTGCATCTGAACAATTAGATTTCGAGCGAGCGAAAGAGTATCGAGACCAAATTGTATCGATTAAAGCGACTATGGAAAAGCAGAAAATGATGAGTAGTGATTTAGTTGATCGAGATGTATTTGGATATGCGGTTGATAAGGGATGGATGTGTGTTCAAGTTTTCTTTGTTCGAAGAGGAAAATTAATTGAAAGAGATGTTTCATATTTTCCAATTTACGATGAACCAGAAGAAGAATTCCTATCATTTATTGGGCAATTTTATGAAAAACCACACAATATAAAACCAAAAGAAATTTTTGTACCAGATAAAGTTGATACTGAAATTTTAAAAAATTTACTAAAAATTCCTGTATTCCAACCAAAAAGAGGCCAAAAAAAGGAACTTGTAGTATTAGCAAATAAAAATGCTAAAATTGGACTCGGTGAGAAATTTAAATTAATTGAGCGAGATGAAGAAAGAACAGTTAAAGCAATAGAAAAACTAGGGGATAGTTTAAATATTGAAACTCCTTATCGAATTGAAGCATTCGATAATTCAAATATTCAAGGAACAAATCCTGTTTCAGCTATGGTTGTCTTTATAGACGGAAAACCTTCAAAAAAAGATTACCGCAAATATAAAATCAAAACTGTAGTAGGACCTGATGATTACGATTCAATGCGTGAGGTAGTACGTAGAAGATATTCGAGAGCACTAAAAGAGAATTTACCTTTACCAAATTTAATAATTGTGGATGGTGGGAAAGGCCATCTAGCTGTAGTTGAAGATGTACTCCAAAATGAGTTAGGCCTATTCATTCCAACAGCTGGACTTGTTAAAGATGAAAAGCACCGTACTTCAGAGTTATTAATAGGACAACCACCTCAAATTGTCCAACTTGGAAGACAAAGCCAAGAATTCTTTTTATTACAAAGAATTCAAGACGAGGTACACAGATTTGCGATTGAATTCTATCGTCAGCTTCATAGTAAATCAATGGTTCAATCTGCTTTAGATGGCATAGCGGGTGTTGGTGGAACAAGAAAGAAAGCTCTTCTTAAACATTTTGGATCAGTCAAAAAAATAAAAGAGGCATCAATCGATGAGTTAATAGCAGCTAAAATGCCAAAAAATGTTGCAGAAGAAATTTATCAGCATTTCCATAAAGAATAA